In Chitinophaga varians, the following are encoded in one genomic region:
- a CDS encoding App1 family protein — translation MHSSGKYKYDAAKDSRSRRWWARIGINTGTVVKVYHGYGHEGELQVFGHVLSRSPLTEGRTRYHLLGNIWALLRLFMVKPKPLAAVQLLWQGQTIHAKTADDGFFHFQWKPEYPTSAGWHPVTVTHTQNGENIAAGTGEIYIPHRTQFGCISDIDDTFLISHSDKPFRKLKVLFTHNAASRRPFEGAVRHYQLLSHGHTVPPIPNPFFYVSSSEWNLYDYIREFSHAWKLPEGVYLLNQLKRFSQLLKTGRGKHHTKFTRIARILESYPHMPFILLGDDTQQDPYIYEAIARHFPRRIICVYLRHLSAQKKPGVLAVARNLETLGIACCYFRHSEEAIAHSRHMGLIAPLPASW, via the coding sequence ATGCATTCATCCGGCAAATACAAATATGACGCCGCAAAAGACAGCCGCTCCCGGCGCTGGTGGGCCCGTATCGGCATCAACACCGGCACGGTGGTAAAAGTTTATCACGGATACGGCCATGAAGGCGAGTTACAGGTATTTGGACATGTGCTCTCCCGCAGCCCCCTTACGGAGGGGCGTACCCGTTATCACCTGCTGGGCAATATATGGGCCCTGCTCCGGTTGTTCATGGTAAAACCCAAGCCCCTTGCCGCTGTGCAACTGCTATGGCAGGGACAGACCATCCATGCGAAAACAGCAGATGACGGCTTTTTTCACTTCCAGTGGAAACCGGAGTATCCTACTTCCGCTGGCTGGCACCCTGTAACGGTAACGCATACACAAAATGGGGAAAATATTGCAGCTGGCACCGGTGAAATATATATTCCCCATCGTACGCAGTTTGGCTGCATATCTGACATTGATGACACGTTTCTCATCTCCCACTCAGACAAGCCGTTCCGAAAACTGAAAGTGCTCTTTACCCATAATGCCGCCAGCAGGCGCCCCTTTGAAGGCGCTGTGCGCCACTATCAGCTGCTCAGCCACGGACATACCGTACCACCTATTCCCAATCCCTTTTTTTATGTGTCCAGCAGTGAATGGAACCTGTATGATTATATCCGGGAATTTTCGCATGCCTGGAAACTGCCGGAAGGCGTTTACCTGCTGAATCAGCTAAAACGCTTCTCTCAGCTGCTGAAAACAGGCCGGGGGAAACATCATACTAAATTTACCCGTATAGCCCGTATACTGGAAAGTTACCCTCATATGCCCTTTATTCTGCTGGGAGATGATACCCAGCAAGACCCCTACATTTATGAGGCGATCGCCCGCCATTTTCCCCGCCGGATCATCTGTGTGTACCTGCGCCACCTCTCCGCTCAAAAGAAACCGGGAGTGCTGGCAGTGGCCCGCAACCTGGAGACATTAGGCATTGCGTGCTGTTATTTCCGGCACAGTGAAGAGGCGATCGCGCACTCACGCCACATGGGGCTTATTGCTCCCCTGCCGGCATCCTGGTGA
- a CDS encoding ABC transporter ATP-binding protein yields MNYNLNKPVTGKGVSNYTAFKGLLQLISHEKSKLALALLATIGNSGLNLLGPLLTAYAIDTYVMHKQYHGVLVYSAVLLVVYLAAFGVNYLQTKLMGTVGQRTLYTLRNAVFHKLQQLPVAFFNQNKAGDLISRVNNDTDKLNQFFSQALMQFVGSIISMTGAGIFLLTLNIRLGALALLPALLALIFTRLLSPWVKKKNAANLKTVGGLSAEIQESLSNFKVVVAFGRRDYFMHRFNEANRKNYTTATAMGIANNVFLPFYSLMSSMAQLLILIYGVHLISTGSFTIGLLVSYIAYVNYFYSPLRQLATLWANFQTAMAGWERISEILVLENNMGTIDDHTRQEAAPLLEMKQVHFGYDEGREILHNINLRLEKGKTYALVGPTGGGKTTTASLIARLYDPVKGRVLLDGKDIRSFAPAERTRRIGFILQDPILFTGTVRENILYGNEEYENYTNDQLEEVIRTANLEKLLGLFEHGLDTQVQSAGEGVSLGQKQLIAFIRAVLRKPDLLILDEATANIDTVTEKLLGEILDKLPATTTRVIIAHRLNTIENADEIFFVNDGAVTNAGSFHQVVDQLMHGNRH; encoded by the coding sequence ATGAATTACAATCTTAATAAACCTGTTACGGGAAAAGGCGTGTCAAACTACACCGCTTTCAAAGGCCTGTTACAGCTGATTTCCCATGAAAAGAGCAAACTGGCTTTGGCATTGCTGGCTACCATCGGCAACTCCGGACTGAACCTGCTCGGCCCTTTGCTCACGGCCTATGCCATCGATACCTACGTGATGCACAAACAGTATCACGGGGTGCTGGTATACTCCGCTGTGCTGCTGGTGGTTTATCTGGCCGCTTTCGGTGTCAACTATCTGCAAACAAAACTCATGGGCACAGTAGGGCAACGTACGCTCTATACCTTGCGCAATGCGGTGTTTCATAAGTTGCAGCAACTGCCGGTGGCCTTTTTTAACCAAAACAAGGCCGGCGACCTGATTTCCCGCGTAAACAACGATACAGATAAACTCAACCAGTTTTTTTCACAGGCGCTGATGCAGTTCGTGGGCAGCATTATCTCCATGACCGGTGCCGGCATTTTCCTGCTGACGCTGAACATCAGGCTGGGCGCGCTGGCACTGTTGCCTGCCTTGCTGGCCCTGATTTTTACCAGGCTGCTGTCCCCCTGGGTGAAAAAGAAAAATGCGGCGAACCTGAAAACGGTAGGCGGACTGAGTGCGGAAATACAGGAAAGCCTCAGCAACTTTAAAGTGGTGGTGGCTTTCGGTCGCCGTGACTATTTCATGCACCGGTTCAATGAAGCCAACCGGAAAAACTACACGACGGCAACTGCCATGGGCATTGCCAACAACGTATTTCTGCCGTTTTACAGTTTGATGTCCAGCATGGCGCAACTGCTGATACTGATTTACGGCGTACACCTGATCAGCACTGGTTCTTTTACCATAGGATTGCTGGTCAGCTACATCGCCTATGTCAATTACTTTTACAGCCCGCTGCGGCAACTGGCAACCCTGTGGGCCAACTTCCAGACGGCCATGGCCGGATGGGAGCGTATCTCAGAGATACTGGTGCTGGAAAACAATATGGGTACCATCGACGATCATACCCGGCAGGAAGCCGCGCCATTGCTGGAAATGAAACAGGTGCACTTCGGCTATGACGAAGGACGTGAGATACTGCACAACATCAACCTCCGTCTCGAGAAAGGAAAAACATATGCGCTGGTAGGCCCTACCGGTGGCGGTAAAACCACCACCGCCTCGCTGATAGCCCGCCTGTATGATCCGGTAAAAGGCCGCGTACTGCTTGATGGAAAAGACATCCGTTCCTTTGCTCCGGCAGAACGCACCCGCCGCATCGGCTTCATTTTGCAGGATCCCATCCTGTTTACCGGCACCGTCCGGGAAAACATCCTGTATGGCAACGAAGAATATGAAAATTACACCAACGATCAACTGGAAGAAGTGATCCGTACCGCCAACCTGGAAAAGTTACTGGGCCTGTTTGAGCATGGACTGGACACGCAGGTACAGTCGGCCGGAGAAGGGGTAAGCCTTGGGCAAAAACAGCTGATCGCCTTTATACGCGCCGTGTTGCGCAAACCGGACCTGCTGATACTGGACGAAGCTACCGCCAATATCGATACGGTGACGGAAAAACTGCTGGGTGAAATACTGGATAAATTACCGGCTACCACCACCAGGGTAATTATCGCGCACCGCCTCAATACCATCGAAAATGCCGACGAAATATTTTTCGTCAATGATGGCGCCGTGACAAATGCGGGATCTTTCCACCAGGTGGTGGACCAGCTGATGCATGGCAACCGTCATTGA
- a CDS encoding class I SAM-dependent methyltransferase — MISNLIRHSIDCQYQQHARHNFFYPGNEIGWTAVTRRLTTEGVPEILALRDADKAAEVVDYLTGSARRTFCEVNQYFDMAAANTAALKEVYVALVEDIVAAATSGSFHETLLTARHTRRLQRWLQRTHPFFETYYSQAGAQLKPVVCAEYAAALQLDVLQLDLATLKEPVLDMGCGTQAALVRLLRQQGIAAYGVDRFIATPEAYLKTGDWLDFVLPSGYWGTIVSNLSFSNHFLHHHHRNSPDCTRYAAKYMEMLRALRPGGSYHYAPSLPMVEKYLSPEEFIVRTIPVTARFSCTIVTRMPAGEQ, encoded by the coding sequence ATGATATCCAACCTTATCCGCCACAGTATTGATTGCCAGTATCAGCAACATGCCCGGCACAATTTTTTTTATCCCGGCAATGAAATCGGCTGGACAGCGGTCACCCGCCGCCTGACGACGGAAGGCGTACCGGAAATACTGGCGCTGCGCGATGCGGACAAGGCGGCGGAAGTGGTGGATTACCTGACGGGAAGCGCCCGCCGCACCTTTTGTGAAGTGAACCAATACTTCGATATGGCCGCCGCCAACACTGCGGCCCTGAAGGAAGTGTATGTCGCCCTGGTGGAGGATATTGTCGCTGCCGCCACATCCGGCAGTTTCCATGAAACACTGCTGACAGCGCGGCACACCAGGCGCCTGCAGCGGTGGTTGCAACGTACCCATCCTTTTTTTGAAACATATTACAGTCAGGCCGGCGCGCAGCTGAAGCCCGTCGTCTGTGCCGAATATGCCGCAGCCCTGCAACTGGACGTACTGCAACTGGACCTTGCCACATTGAAGGAGCCGGTACTGGATATGGGGTGCGGTACACAGGCCGCCCTGGTACGGCTGTTACGGCAACAGGGTATTGCCGCCTATGGGGTGGACCGGTTTATTGCGACGCCGGAGGCTTACCTGAAGACGGGCGACTGGCTGGATTTTGTTCTGCCGTCGGGTTATTGGGGCACTATCGTTTCCAACCTTTCTTTCTCCAATCACTTTCTGCATCACCACCACCGCAACAGCCCCGATTGTACACGGTATGCCGCCAAATACATGGAAATGCTGCGGGCATTGCGTCCCGGCGGCAGTTACCACTATGCGCCCTCACTACCAATGGTGGAAAAATATCTGTCTCCCGAAGAATTTATCGTCCGCACTATCCCGGTGACGGCCCGGTTTTCCTGTACCATTGTCACCAGGATGCCGGCAGGGGAGCAATAA
- the treY gene encoding malto-oligosyltrehalose synthase → MRNEFFTPVATYRIQFNRDFTFTDLEKQLDYLHQLGITTIYASPVFETAPGSLHGYDITNPREINSAIGSLAHMRQLHVKLRSLGMSWIQDIVPNYMAFHCNNTRLVDALERGTASPYYNYFDIDWHHPDKDLHGKLMMPFLKKNLRETMADGGIRLNYNRQGLGLATGAQTWPLSAQSYKWLLSVLPPGMDPVKEWLAEMKANVLQRRSLLDWEAMKSMLKPPRKQAFLPLLHLVNNNTPLLYELLDLQHYTFTARSEADFRINYRRFLGVNEHIALRMEDKTVFDEYHGFLHRLYQEGIIQGLRIDQIDGLLDPAQYIYHLRELFGNNCYIIAEKILAGHETLPERWALQGSTGYDFLAGVSQLLTDEEGMEKLGRFYRAHFPNLSQYPKLARRKKQLVLEKHMNGEWDNLVREVFRLKLVLPETDKGRLKMAMGDFMVCLPANRIYPEGWPLSLTDTQQLDKAVEEAILRNPATGTALELIRSFWDPDKKQQQAVAALTLLKKITQFAGQLYREGVEETLFYVYNALLSHNEAGDSPVLNKCTLDGFHERMAVRQYLSPFSLNTTATHDTRWGEDARIRLNALTIIPDIWIQQVQAWHTMNREHVTLIEEQPAPDLNDEYFIYQAVLACLPVSAEADADFVAHITATFLKVVREAKVHSSWLLPDTAYELACLQFIEKILSPGSAFMEGMHQLAEKLGVHAHIFSLAQTLIKITAPGIPDIYQGCELWDFSAGSNDGRHLVNYPLRRKLLAGWQEEDHAPGWPKEHAGAKSAIGKEKLYLVSKALQLRNAHTSLFIHGEYIPLTAGERSSQIAYARKYRQDWCIVVAPLLPAAHLGKHDLAPLALPANAPQKWKNVFTGDILTAQNGQLPLPGTQQCPVALLFPVADHKFHR, encoded by the coding sequence GGATACAGGATATCGTTCCCAACTACATGGCCTTCCATTGTAATAACACCCGCCTCGTGGACGCGCTGGAAAGAGGCACCGCCTCGCCTTACTACAACTATTTTGATATCGACTGGCACCATCCGGACAAAGACCTGCACGGGAAACTGATGATGCCTTTCCTGAAAAAAAACCTGCGGGAAACCATGGCCGATGGCGGTATCCGTCTTAATTACAACCGGCAGGGGCTGGGACTGGCCACAGGCGCACAAACATGGCCATTGTCTGCACAGAGCTACAAATGGCTGCTGAGCGTCCTGCCACCTGGAATGGACCCGGTGAAGGAATGGCTTGCGGAAATGAAAGCCAACGTCCTGCAACGACGGTCCCTGCTGGACTGGGAAGCCATGAAATCCATGCTGAAGCCGCCCCGTAAACAGGCGTTCCTGCCGTTGCTTCATCTGGTCAACAACAATACACCGCTGCTGTATGAATTGCTGGACCTCCAGCATTATACCTTCACCGCCAGGAGTGAGGCTGATTTTCGTATCAACTACCGCCGTTTTCTCGGGGTGAATGAACACATCGCGCTGCGCATGGAAGACAAAACAGTGTTTGACGAGTACCATGGCTTCCTGCACCGGTTATACCAGGAAGGCATTATCCAGGGGCTGCGTATTGACCAGATCGACGGGCTGCTGGACCCGGCGCAATACATCTATCATCTGCGGGAACTGTTTGGCAATAATTGTTACATCATCGCGGAAAAAATACTGGCAGGCCATGAAACGCTGCCCGAAAGATGGGCGCTGCAGGGGAGTACCGGCTACGATTTCCTGGCCGGCGTAAGCCAGCTGCTGACTGATGAGGAAGGCATGGAAAAACTGGGCCGCTTTTACCGGGCACATTTTCCCAATCTCTCGCAGTATCCGAAACTGGCACGCAGAAAGAAGCAGCTGGTGCTGGAGAAACACATGAATGGCGAATGGGATAACCTGGTGAGGGAGGTGTTCCGCCTGAAGCTGGTGCTCCCGGAAACAGACAAAGGCCGGCTTAAAATGGCCATGGGCGATTTTATGGTGTGCCTGCCTGCCAACCGTATCTATCCGGAAGGATGGCCATTGTCGCTCACAGATACGCAGCAGCTGGACAAGGCCGTGGAAGAGGCTATCCTGCGCAATCCGGCAACAGGTACGGCGCTGGAGCTGATCCGTTCCTTCTGGGACCCCGATAAAAAACAACAACAGGCCGTGGCGGCCCTGACCCTACTGAAAAAAATCACCCAGTTCGCCGGGCAACTGTACCGCGAAGGGGTGGAGGAAACACTTTTCTACGTGTACAATGCACTGCTGTCGCACAACGAGGCCGGCGACTCGCCGGTACTGAACAAATGCACGCTGGACGGTTTTCATGAACGGATGGCCGTGCGGCAGTACCTCTCGCCCTTTTCTCTCAATACCACTGCCACCCATGACACCCGCTGGGGAGAAGATGCCCGCATCCGGCTCAATGCCCTGACCATCATACCAGACATCTGGATTCAACAGGTGCAGGCCTGGCATACCATGAACCGTGAGCATGTCACATTGATCGAAGAACAGCCCGCACCGGACCTGAACGACGAATATTTCATCTATCAGGCTGTGCTGGCCTGTCTGCCTGTTTCTGCGGAGGCGGATGCTGATTTTGTGGCCCATATCACTGCCACCTTCCTGAAAGTGGTGCGGGAAGCGAAAGTACACAGCAGCTGGCTGTTGCCGGATACGGCCTACGAACTGGCCTGCCTGCAGTTCATCGAAAAAATACTGTCGCCAGGCAGCGCTTTTATGGAAGGAATGCACCAGCTGGCAGAAAAACTGGGCGTGCATGCGCATATCTTTTCGCTGGCACAAACACTCATCAAAATAACCGCGCCGGGCATACCGGATATTTATCAGGGATGTGAGCTATGGGACTTTAGTGCCGGCAGCAATGATGGCCGCCATCTGGTCAATTACCCGCTGCGGCGTAAACTGCTGGCAGGATGGCAAGAAGAAGACCATGCTCCGGGATGGCCGAAAGAACATGCTGGCGCCAAATCAGCAATAGGCAAGGAAAAGCTGTACCTGGTCAGCAAAGCGTTACAACTCAGAAATGCACATACCTCGTTGTTTATTCACGGAGAATATATTCCGCTGACAGCAGGGGAACGGAGCAGTCAGATTGCTTACGCCCGTAAATACCGGCAGGACTGGTGCATAGTGGTAGCGCCCCTGTTGCCGGCCGCACATCTGGGCAAACATGACCTGGCTCCGTTGGCCCTCCCCGCTAATGCGCCGCAAAAATGGAAGAACGTTTTTACCGGTGATATCCTTACCGCACAAAATGGCCAGCTGCCGTTGCCGGGTACGCAGCAATGCCCTGTAGCACTGCTTTTCCCCGTGGCAGACCATAAATTCCACCGCTGA
- a CDS encoding ABC transporter ATP-binding protein, producing the protein MKQPSLKEKKSSGIFGLLRPYKGLISLLVLFALLGNSLNLWLPKIIGHGIDDFSRGTFAYEPLVIKFGLAALLIFVFTYFQNIIQTYASEKVAKSLREQLAEKISRQSYAWMEQSNPSRLLTNLTADVDSIKLFVSQAIVSLVSSFFIIIGASILLLTIDWKLALVVIAAIPIMGITFFLVLKKVRALFMKSREVMDRLNKVINESILGAALINVVNSQQREYEKFLDANGKALEFGLSILRLFAGLIPVIVFTANMTGLAILALGGRFVIDGSMTIGDFAAFNSYLTLLIFPVLVIGFMSNVIAQATASYQRISGVLNSPDMLETGTLVKKLDGSISCEHVSLSYGEKPVLKDISFSVKAGSKIAIIGPTAAGKTQLLYLLMRLTKPNEGAIKIDGENIADYESESFHQQVGFVFQDSVVFNMSVRENIAFSDVVTDASLEKAITTAEVKEFTDQLPEKLSTIVSERGTSLSGGQKQRLMLARALALDPKILLLDDFTARVDTRTERKILANVHRNYPDLTLVSVTQKIGAVTHYDQIILLMQGEMIAAGTHEELMEKSPDYVQIFNSQQSTSNYELQS; encoded by the coding sequence ATGAAACAACCTTCCCTCAAGGAGAAAAAATCGTCGGGTATCTTTGGATTGTTACGGCCATACAAAGGACTGATAAGCCTGTTGGTGCTGTTTGCCCTGCTGGGCAACAGCCTGAACCTGTGGCTGCCTAAAATCATCGGGCATGGTATTGATGACTTTTCCCGAGGCACTTTTGCCTATGAGCCCCTGGTCATCAAATTTGGCCTGGCCGCTTTGCTGATTTTTGTGTTTACCTATTTCCAGAACATCATCCAGACCTATGCATCAGAAAAGGTGGCTAAAAGCCTGCGCGAGCAACTGGCGGAAAAAATATCCCGCCAAAGCTATGCGTGGATGGAGCAGTCCAACCCCTCCCGGTTGCTGACCAATCTCACCGCTGACGTGGACTCTATCAAACTGTTCGTGTCCCAGGCCATCGTATCGCTGGTGTCATCGTTCTTCATTATTATCGGCGCCAGTATCCTGTTATTGACGATCGACTGGAAACTGGCCCTCGTGGTAATTGCCGCCATTCCGATCATGGGGATCACCTTTTTCCTTGTACTGAAGAAGGTAAGGGCCCTGTTTATGAAAAGCCGCGAAGTGATGGACCGGCTCAATAAGGTGATCAACGAAAGTATCCTTGGCGCTGCGCTTATCAACGTGGTGAACTCACAGCAGCGGGAGTACGAAAAATTCCTGGATGCCAACGGAAAGGCGCTGGAATTCGGCCTCTCCATCCTGCGGCTGTTCGCCGGACTGATTCCGGTGATCGTTTTTACGGCTAATATGACCGGTCTGGCCATCCTCGCGCTGGGCGGCCGCTTTGTGATCGACGGCAGCATGACCATCGGTGATTTTGCGGCGTTCAACAGCTACCTGACGCTGCTGATATTCCCGGTGCTCGTAATAGGTTTTATGAGCAACGTGATCGCACAGGCTACAGCTTCCTACCAGCGTATCTCCGGTGTACTGAATTCTCCGGACATGCTGGAAACAGGCACCCTCGTCAAAAAGCTCGATGGCAGCATCTCCTGTGAACATGTGTCGCTCAGCTACGGCGAAAAACCGGTGCTGAAAGATATCTCCTTCTCCGTAAAAGCGGGTTCCAAAATAGCGATCATCGGGCCCACGGCCGCAGGGAAAACACAACTGCTTTACCTGCTGATGCGGTTGACCAAACCCAACGAAGGGGCCATAAAAATTGACGGCGAAAATATCGCGGACTACGAAAGCGAATCCTTTCACCAGCAGGTGGGATTTGTGTTCCAGGACAGCGTGGTGTTTAACATGAGCGTCCGGGAAAATATAGCTTTCAGTGACGTGGTCACCGACGCATCGCTGGAAAAAGCGATCACCACGGCGGAAGTAAAGGAATTTACCGACCAGCTGCCCGAAAAGCTCAGCACCATTGTGTCGGAGCGTGGCACCAGTCTCTCCGGCGGACAAAAACAACGGCTCATGCTGGCCCGTGCGCTGGCACTGGACCCGAAAATACTGCTGCTGGACGATTTTACCGCCCGCGTAGATACCCGCACTGAGCGGAAGATCCTGGCCAATGTACACCGGAACTACCCCGACCTCACCCTCGTGTCTGTCACCCAGAAAATCGGGGCGGTCACCCACTACGATCAGATCATCCTCCTCATGCAGGGCGAAATGATCGCAGCCGGCACCCATGAAGAGCTCATGGAGAAAAGCCCGGACTATGTACAGATTTTTAACTCCCAGCAAAGCACCAGCAATTATGAATTACAATCTTAA
- a CDS encoding diacylglycerol/lipid kinase family protein, which yields MEKKLRLLFVINPASGAARKVAPQEAVQRFLQRHENVRGESMLLTGSPAADEARLLQLLHEGGWDGVVAAGGDGTVKMVATCLLNKDIPLGILPAGSANGMARDLCIPESWDAALELLLQAHVRKIDVIRINGRDISIHLSDIGLNALLVKYFQRSGVRGMTGYARVVLKTFWYRQRFAVEIDNGADQLSREAFMIVLANAGKYGTGACINPVSDLSDGIFEVVLVKKISLLETLKMLFVRRPFNPHKTEIIRARKVYIHTPKKAEFQIDGEYMGKVNEVTAEVIPRALAVFVPPQASQG from the coding sequence ATGGAAAAGAAGTTAAGATTATTATTCGTTATTAATCCCGCTTCGGGAGCTGCCCGGAAAGTTGCTCCGCAAGAAGCAGTCCAACGTTTTTTGCAGCGCCATGAAAATGTCCGGGGTGAGTCGATGCTGTTGACCGGCAGTCCAGCTGCCGATGAAGCGCGTTTGCTGCAGCTGTTGCACGAAGGCGGGTGGGACGGCGTGGTGGCTGCCGGCGGCGATGGTACGGTGAAGATGGTGGCCACCTGCCTGTTGAACAAGGACATTCCGCTGGGTATTCTGCCGGCAGGTTCGGCCAACGGCATGGCGCGCGACCTGTGCATCCCCGAATCATGGGATGCGGCGCTGGAGCTGTTATTGCAGGCCCATGTCCGTAAAATAGATGTGATACGCATCAATGGCCGGGATATTTCCATCCATCTGAGTGATATCGGGCTGAATGCTTTGCTGGTAAAGTATTTCCAGCGGTCCGGCGTGCGGGGCATGACAGGCTATGCACGCGTGGTGCTGAAAACGTTCTGGTACCGGCAGCGGTTTGCGGTGGAAATAGACAACGGAGCTGACCAGCTGTCGCGGGAGGCCTTTATGATCGTACTGGCCAATGCCGGCAAATATGGGACGGGGGCCTGTATTAACCCTGTCAGTGACCTGAGCGACGGTATTTTCGAGGTGGTGCTGGTGAAAAAGATCTCCCTGCTGGAGACGCTCAAAATGCTGTTTGTCCGCCGCCCGTTTAACCCTCATAAAACAGAGATCATCCGGGCCCGGAAGGTCTACATCCATACGCCTAAAAAGGCGGAGTTCCAGATTGACGGGGAGTATATGGGGAAGGTAAATGAGGTGACGGCTGAAGTAATACCCCGCGCCCTGGCCGTTTTTGTCCCGCCGCAGGCGTCACAGGGTTAG